One Leptospira bouyouniensis DNA window includes the following coding sequences:
- the fliJ gene encoding flagellar export protein FliJ — translation MKRFRFSLETVLKLRGLKEEEEIRRLSLVVSKLNSLISEKENNQKEIQSSYEAILSSAKVGTSLSDYLSIEQYIKGLTRRNEELDQRIQSQTHEVNLVRKDVMVARMNKKVIEVLKDKRFLEWKKKRNRMERREVEEFNFHLSKQTLYENLESYGPKQSKKIPRTFKILNREDGGDELASDFKTLRDFYEKYYLGQGKS, via the coding sequence GTGAAACGATTTCGGTTTAGTTTGGAAACGGTTTTAAAGCTGCGGGGCTTAAAAGAAGAAGAAGAGATCCGCCGTTTATCCCTTGTTGTTTCCAAACTCAATTCACTGATTTCTGAAAAAGAAAACAATCAAAAAGAAATTCAATCTTCGTACGAAGCCATACTTTCCTCGGCGAAAGTGGGAACCAGTTTGTCTGATTATCTTTCCATCGAACAATACATCAAAGGTCTCACTCGCCGTAATGAAGAATTAGACCAACGAATCCAAAGCCAAACACATGAAGTGAATTTAGTTCGCAAAGATGTAATGGTAGCCAGGATGAATAAAAAAGTCATCGAAGTTTTGAAAGACAAACGTTTCCTCGAATGGAAAAAAAAGAGAAATCGTATGGAACGTCGCGAAGTGGAAGAATTTAATTTTCACTTAAGCAAACAAACATTATATGAAAATCTAGAGAGTTATGGGCCGAAACAATCAAAAAAAATCCCAAGGACTTTCAAAATTTTAAACAGAGAAGATGGTGGTGATGAACTCGCATCTGACTTTAAAACTCTACGCGATTTTTATGAAAAATATTATTTAGGACAAGGCAAATCATAA
- a CDS encoding guanylate kinase, with amino-acid sequence MKAIPNLYIISSVAGGGKSTIIQALLKENPEFYFSISCTTRAPRPGDEEGKTYYFLTIPEFQKKIADGEFYEWAEVHGNYYGTPKAPILDAIREHRVALMDLDVQGAKSIKSLRPESITIFIEPPSREIWIERLIRRGTDSQTSIEKRIENGIKELDEAPSFDYVVVNDKLEDAITEVKAILCGK; translated from the coding sequence TTGAAAGCCATTCCGAATCTTTATATCATCTCTTCTGTTGCAGGTGGTGGGAAATCGACCATCATCCAAGCACTCCTCAAAGAAAACCCTGAGTTTTATTTTTCCATTTCTTGTACCACAAGGGCTCCAAGGCCTGGGGATGAAGAAGGAAAAACTTATTACTTTTTAACAATTCCAGAATTCCAAAAAAAAATAGCAGATGGTGAGTTTTATGAATGGGCGGAAGTTCATGGAAATTATTACGGAACTCCCAAAGCACCAATTCTTGATGCGATCAGAGAACACCGTGTGGCGCTTATGGATTTGGATGTCCAAGGAGCCAAATCAATTAAATCACTTAGGCCTGAATCCATCACGATATTTATCGAACCTCCGAGTCGTGAGATTTGGATTGAAAGGTTGATCAGACGAGGGACAGATTCTCAAACAAGTATTGAAAAACGAATTGAAAATGGGATCAAAGAATTGGATGAAGCACCTAGCTTCGATTATGTGGTTGTAAATGATAAATTAGAAGACGCCATTACAGAAGTAAAGGCCATCCTTTGTGGTAAATAG
- a CDS encoding 4Fe-4S binding protein, with translation MKRKDLFREGFKSVFQFTFNKADEISEAIKEVWEEETDPNPKKQPKGKQTLNSKHSKQKENPKPTPVRKRKTRMFQTLSLPPGASSDFFSLCTGCNECIFSCPYAVLFPVTATDSQNSFPHFDPNAKACHLCSDWPCINACPEEALIPYEMSDNTPNFGKAKLLKDFCINQKTGETTCNACFVTCPIEKTVKFKGNLPVFSQSNCTGCGLCVETCPSFPKAIQIKLIQN, from the coding sequence ATGAAACGTAAGGATTTATTTCGAGAAGGATTTAAATCTGTTTTCCAATTTACGTTTAACAAAGCAGACGAAATCTCCGAAGCCATCAAAGAAGTTTGGGAAGAGGAAACAGATCCTAACCCTAAGAAACAACCAAAAGGAAAACAGACACTCAATTCGAAACATTCTAAACAAAAGGAAAATCCAAAACCGACTCCTGTCCGCAAACGTAAAACAAGAATGTTCCAAACACTTTCCCTGCCACCAGGAGCAAGTTCGGACTTTTTTTCCTTGTGTACAGGATGTAACGAATGTATTTTTTCCTGCCCCTATGCCGTCTTATTCCCTGTTACAGCAACAGATTCACAAAATTCATTCCCTCACTTCGATCCAAATGCAAAAGCATGCCACCTATGTTCAGATTGGCCATGTATCAACGCCTGTCCAGAAGAGGCATTAATACCGTACGAAATGTCCGATAATACGCCAAATTTCGGTAAGGCGAAACTATTAAAAGACTTTTGTATAAATCAAAAAACTGGGGAAACAACCTGTAATGCTTGTTTTGTTACCTGCCCAATTGAAAAAACTGTTAAATTTAAAGGAAATTTGCCTGTTTTTTCACAATCAAATTGTACAGGTTGTGGTCTTTGTGTTGAAACTTGTCCTAGTTTTCCAAAAGCAATTCAAATTAAATTGATTCAAAACTAA
- a CDS encoding LIC10235 family protein — MEPQKVGPGQIDKIAEDLKKDPEKSIGNYLFKGFRIQISKYKASGAERVQQLYKRRRAQGLCIVCGTKVTRKNPVTGILYRLCDTHRAEIDQKNKEKAKAKKGK; from the coding sequence ATGGAACCACAAAAAGTAGGCCCAGGACAAATCGATAAAATCGCAGAGGATCTTAAAAAAGACCCTGAGAAGTCGATTGGGAATTACCTTTTCAAAGGATTCAGAATCCAAATCTCCAAGTACAAAGCATCTGGAGCGGAGAGAGTTCAACAACTTTACAAAAGAAGAAGAGCACAAGGTCTATGCATTGTTTGTGGTACAAAAGTAACTCGTAAAAACCCGGTAACAGGAATTCTTTACAGACTTTGCGACACTCATAGAGCAGAAATCGACCAAAAAAATAAAGAAAAAGCAAAAGCAAAAAAAGGAAAATAA
- a CDS encoding FliI/YscN family ATPase — translation MIEKKFTEHIDAISKYLNVVEKIEPIRKSGVVVSVVGNVIYSQGPPDSKVGEILEVERGSDKGYLACVLVGFKDHLYTLMPLGDTQEIFPHAFVFSSGRQITLNVGPELLGRVLNGLGKPIDNKGILITKEEKASEPRFLNPLDRPPITDILETGVRAIDGMLTVGRGQRIGIFSGSGVGKSSLLGMIARYTNADVNVVALIGERGREVNEFLHVELGKEALARSVVFVATSDSSKMEQVSCANLACSAAEYFREKGMSVNLYMDSLTRYAEALRELSIGEPVVTKGYASSVFTKMAKLVERAGTSHNGGSITGFYTVLTDAEDDMDDIVADKVRGFIDGHIVLTRKLAEQSHYPAIDVPSSLSRLMQKIVNEDHYMRASIARELISKYKNSEDIILLNAYVRGADEKIDMAIDKKSQIDDYLRQRIEEKSSYNEAIKRLELILQTSSRMDDEF, via the coding sequence ATGATCGAGAAAAAATTCACAGAGCATATCGATGCCATTTCTAAATACTTAAATGTCGTCGAAAAAATCGAACCCATTCGCAAGAGTGGGGTCGTTGTTTCTGTTGTGGGGAATGTTATTTATTCACAAGGCCCTCCTGATTCCAAAGTGGGTGAAATTTTGGAAGTTGAACGTGGATCTGACAAAGGGTATCTTGCCTGTGTACTCGTTGGTTTTAAAGATCACCTTTACACCTTAATGCCATTAGGTGATACTCAAGAAATTTTTCCTCATGCTTTTGTTTTCTCTTCTGGAAGACAAATCACTCTCAATGTTGGACCAGAACTCCTAGGTCGTGTGTTAAATGGTCTTGGAAAACCGATTGATAACAAAGGGATCCTCATTACAAAAGAGGAAAAAGCATCTGAACCGAGATTTTTAAATCCACTCGATCGTCCTCCAATCACTGATATTTTAGAGACAGGTGTTCGTGCCATTGATGGGATGTTAACTGTTGGTCGTGGGCAAAGGATCGGAATTTTTTCTGGATCAGGTGTTGGTAAATCCAGTTTACTCGGGATGATCGCCCGTTATACAAATGCAGATGTGAACGTAGTAGCACTCATAGGTGAAAGGGGACGCGAGGTAAATGAGTTTCTACATGTCGAACTTGGGAAGGAAGCATTAGCACGGTCTGTTGTTTTTGTAGCTACGTCTGATTCTTCTAAGATGGAACAAGTGAGTTGTGCAAACTTGGCTTGTTCGGCAGCAGAATACTTTCGAGAAAAAGGAATGTCTGTCAATTTGTACATGGATTCACTCACGCGGTATGCGGAAGCGCTACGTGAATTATCCATTGGAGAACCTGTTGTCACAAAAGGGTATGCATCTAGTGTTTTTACTAAGATGGCAAAACTTGTGGAACGCGCAGGTACATCACATAACGGTGGCTCTATCACAGGATTTTATACAGTATTAACCGATGCCGAAGACGATATGGATGATATCGTCGCAGACAAAGTACGTGGATTTATCGATGGTCACATTGTACTCACAAGAAAACTTGCAGAACAAAGCCATTACCCTGCCATCGATGTGCCTTCTTCACTATCCAGGTTAATGCAAAAAATTGTAAATGAAGACCACTATATGCGTGCCTCCATCGCACGAGAGCTCATTTCCAAATACAAAAATTCAGAAGACATCATTTTACTCAATGCCTATGTAAGAGGTGCTGATGAAAAAATAGATATGGCGATTGATAAAAAATCTCAAATCGATGATTATTTACGACAAAGGATTGAGGAAAAATCTTCTTATAACGAAGCCATCAAACGATTAGAACTCATTTTACAAACATCATCTCGAATGGACGATGAATTTTAA
- a CDS encoding SpoIIE family protein phosphatase, producing MSHKYLHFILFLWSQFLGSFSPVFATSLDELVEKSGGNPIHLEGDWEFYPKEFLSESESREKPTVYLAVPGIWNSILGTGEGYGTYRLLLQRPSYLEKDQVFGIKILDVATASRVFWNGKLLGTSGVVSKTKTGSDPSYQFQLYPLPWKEGTNELLIEISNFQHSKGGMWEPPYIGEWNKLYKESEADLASSLFLAGSVFIIALYHFGLFYFRRTDKGNLLFGFAALLLSLRTLFTGERFVFNELAPILSWNVCLRIEYFTFYVSPYLFFAFFREFYPDFYPKWMNRLLLVPTLVFISFLIFLPTQIYTELNGYYQIVFLFGILMILQGVFRAAYHRKESGFLFLVGICTVAIAACVDLLNANQIFYSIEAIPIGIFVFILVQSLTLSRRFSLAFSEVETLSKRLLALDKLKDEFLANTSHELKTPLNGIIGIAESMFDGIGGKLNQEQRQNLGMIVSSGKRLSSLVDDILDFSKMKNRDLDLDLKAIDLHQISDFVLVISRPLYVTKNLTVRNNVPIDFPPILGDEARLQQILFNVIGNAIKFTEKGRIEVSSEIVDKMAVISVSDTGIGIPKDKFGDIFRSFEQVDASTTRKFGGTGLGLAISKRLVELHGGSIWVESTPGEGSKFSFSLPLAREGEIPMEKPQMKKSEMWFGGDNFEFEPIEDTEEEFEGEKLKVIVVDDEPINRQVLKNHLTLIGCEVREAANGVDAIRLVRDEGPFELMLLDIMMPGMSGYDVCTVLRESYSLYQLPILFLTAKNQIADIIAALEAGGNDYLAKPFDKRELVSRAKNLITLKKAVEEQNKFIAIQNELGLARKLQYSILPEEAPNVVGIKTEFYYEPMDSIGGDFFDFHAISDTELGVLIADVSGHGIPAALVSAMLKIAFSTQVRLAKEPSQLLNQINSTLLGKMKGAFVTASYVYINLETKEMIHARCGHPPLIVNRKGESKAKLSIPQGKLIGWIPELDIQEDRIPIQSGDRIVLYTDGITEATNSNKEMIGQENWEMMLHRYSGYPVSESKRLLLEKIKEFTGNRTPDDDVTLVILEIE from the coding sequence TTGTCCCATAAATACTTACATTTTATCCTTTTTCTATGGAGCCAGTTTTTAGGCTCCTTTTCACCTGTCTTTGCCACTTCCCTTGATGAGCTTGTGGAAAAAAGTGGCGGAAATCCCATCCATTTGGAGGGAGACTGGGAGTTTTACCCCAAAGAATTTTTGTCGGAGTCTGAATCGAGGGAAAAACCCACCGTGTATCTAGCTGTACCTGGAATTTGGAACTCCATTCTTGGAACGGGTGAAGGGTATGGAACCTACCGTCTCCTCTTACAACGTCCAAGTTATTTAGAAAAAGACCAAGTGTTTGGAATTAAAATTTTGGACGTGGCAACAGCCTCTCGTGTGTTTTGGAATGGAAAACTACTCGGCACCTCGGGAGTTGTTTCCAAAACAAAAACTGGTTCAGACCCATCTTATCAATTCCAACTTTACCCTTTACCATGGAAAGAAGGAACAAACGAACTCTTGATTGAAATTTCCAATTTCCAACATTCCAAAGGTGGAATGTGGGAACCACCTTACATTGGTGAGTGGAACAAGTTGTATAAGGAAAGTGAAGCCGACCTTGCCTCTTCTTTATTTTTAGCTGGATCAGTTTTTATCATTGCCTTATATCATTTTGGGCTATTTTATTTTCGGCGCACTGACAAAGGAAATTTGTTATTTGGTTTTGCCGCACTTCTTTTATCGTTACGAACATTATTTACTGGGGAACGATTTGTATTCAACGAATTGGCACCAATTCTAAGTTGGAATGTCTGTTTACGAATTGAATACTTTACATTTTATGTTTCACCATATCTTTTCTTTGCATTTTTTAGAGAGTTTTACCCAGATTTTTATCCTAAATGGATGAACCGATTACTCTTAGTTCCAACACTTGTTTTCATTTCATTTTTAATATTTTTACCAACACAAATCTATACGGAACTCAATGGTTATTACCAAATCGTATTTTTGTTCGGTATCCTAATGATTTTACAAGGTGTGTTCCGTGCAGCCTACCACAGAAAAGAAAGTGGATTTTTATTTTTAGTTGGGATTTGTACGGTTGCGATTGCAGCATGCGTTGATCTATTAAATGCAAATCAAATTTTTTATTCAATAGAAGCTATCCCAATTGGAATCTTTGTTTTTATCCTGGTGCAATCTTTAACATTATCGAGAAGATTTAGCCTTGCGTTTTCAGAAGTGGAAACCCTATCCAAACGATTGCTTGCACTTGACAAACTCAAAGACGAATTTTTGGCCAATACTTCTCATGAATTAAAAACACCACTCAATGGAATCATCGGAATCGCTGAATCAATGTTTGATGGGATTGGTGGAAAGCTTAACCAAGAACAAAGGCAAAACCTCGGAATGATTGTGAGTTCTGGGAAACGTTTGTCTTCCCTTGTTGACGATATTTTGGATTTTTCCAAAATGAAAAACAGGGATTTAGACTTAGATCTTAAGGCAATTGACCTTCACCAAATCTCTGATTTTGTCCTTGTCATCTCAAGACCTTTGTATGTAACAAAAAATCTCACGGTGAGAAATAATGTTCCCATTGATTTCCCACCCATTTTAGGGGATGAAGCAAGGCTCCAACAAATCCTTTTTAATGTAATAGGGAATGCGATTAAGTTTACCGAGAAGGGACGTATTGAAGTCTCAAGTGAGATCGTGGATAAAATGGCGGTCATCTCTGTCAGCGATACTGGGATTGGAATTCCAAAAGACAAATTTGGTGATATCTTCCGATCGTTTGAACAAGTGGATGCATCCACCACACGCAAGTTTGGTGGGACAGGCCTTGGGCTTGCCATTTCTAAACGTTTGGTAGAACTTCATGGCGGTAGTATATGGGTGGAATCTACACCTGGAGAAGGTTCTAAGTTTTCTTTCTCGTTGCCTCTTGCAAGAGAAGGGGAGATCCCCATGGAAAAACCGCAGATGAAAAAAAGCGAAATGTGGTTTGGGGGAGATAATTTTGAGTTTGAACCGATTGAAGATACCGAGGAAGAATTTGAAGGTGAAAAATTAAAAGTCATCGTTGTTGATGATGAACCTATCAATCGTCAAGTATTAAAAAATCACTTAACATTGATTGGCTGTGAAGTAAGAGAAGCAGCAAATGGAGTGGATGCTATCCGGCTTGTAAGAGACGAAGGTCCATTTGAATTGATGTTACTTGATATCATGATGCCTGGTATGAGTGGTTATGATGTTTGTACTGTATTACGTGAGTCTTATTCTTTATACCAACTTCCAATTTTGTTTTTGACTGCCAAAAATCAAATCGCAGACATCATTGCAGCATTGGAAGCAGGTGGAAATGATTATTTGGCTAAACCATTCGACAAACGTGAGTTAGTCTCTCGTGCTAAAAACCTCATTACCTTAAAAAAGGCAGTTGAAGAACAAAACAAATTTATAGCCATACAAAACGAATTGGGGTTAGCAAGAAAACTCCAATATTCCATTCTCCCGGAAGAAGCCCCAAATGTTGTTGGGATCAAAACTGAGTTTTATTATGAACCGATGGATAGTATAGGGGGTGATTTTTTTGATTTTCATGCGATCTCGGACACGGAGTTAGGTGTTCTCATTGCCGACGTATCAGGTCACGGAATCCCTGCTGCCCTTGTGTCTGCCATGTTAAAGATTGCTTTTTCCACACAAGTAAGACTTGCAAAAGAACCATCTCAACTCTTAAACCAAATCAATTCTACATTACTTGGGAAAATGAAAGGCGCTTTTGTTACAGCATCCTATGTTTATATCAATTTAGAAACCAAAGAAATGATACATGCTCGTTGTGGCCATCCACCTCTCATTGTAAACCGTAAAGGTGAGTCCAAAGCGAAACTCAGTATCCCCCAAGGAAAATTGATTGGTTGGATCCCTGAACTTGATATCCAAGAAGATCGGATACCCATCCAATCGGGCGACAGAATTGTGTTATACACTGATGGGATCACAGAAGCGACCAACTCAAATAAAGAAATGATCGGACAGGAAAATTGGGAAATGATGTTACACCGATATAGTGGGTATCCAGTTTCCGAATCCAAACGATTGTTACTCGAAAAGATCAAAGAATTTACCGGGAATAGAACACCTGATGATGATGTTACATTAGTGATCTTAGAGATTGAGTAA
- a CDS encoding glycoside hydrolase family 3 protein, with protein MNQVLLRTSFSLFLLFGFFGSSYCFGFYLTELAANERKVWLDEKAWSITNAMTEEELVGQTIHIAIPSKTVDQIALDEIKQTKPGGIILFGKNLGKKEEILSLTENLQLAAKENGLPPFLISTDQEGGRVFRVQDGITHYPGAMAVGQTGKKEWGEIVGFVTSYELRNLGLNFLFAPVLDINNNPLNPVINTRSFGSDSNRVSEVAVAYERGARAGGCLPVIKHFPGHGDTTVDSHLGLPIINKSLEELQKLELVPFQQSIQGGAEAVMSAHIVYPKIDPNFPATLSKTILTDVLRNSLQFDGIIITDAMEMHAISKNYEKDRPGVLTILAGANIVLLTSWGETAKKFKAQLMDAYKKGEFRFVDKEGKEHDILKSAVQKQIRKKLELGIYDKNSIQPNVYDENQKQKEFLASWQKERNDRYKKLNESQNFAKEINEDSIRAYPKSVQTSQIVPEQTLSFVKNTKLKEFLKTKKIQTVSLKSFGTAVKQKNFTTYLFDSTSEPEVRLVAGLAKKYPNKRFLVMLGGTPFIQMPEVKNLEYLLSFSLTTGSWEALGAKLTSGKEIPKVDLILLTKEAKTPPKGAFPESL; from the coding sequence ATGAACCAAGTTCTCTTACGTACCTCCTTTTCCCTTTTCCTTTTGTTTGGATTTTTTGGATCTTCCTATTGTTTTGGTTTTTACCTCACAGAACTTGCTGCCAACGAACGTAAGGTTTGGTTGGACGAAAAAGCATGGTCCATTACCAATGCCATGACCGAAGAAGAATTGGTTGGACAAACGATCCACATCGCAATCCCTTCTAAAACCGTTGACCAAATTGCATTAGATGAAATCAAACAAACGAAACCTGGTGGTATCATTCTCTTCGGGAAGAACTTAGGTAAAAAAGAAGAAATCCTTTCCTTAACAGAAAACTTACAACTTGCGGCAAAAGAAAATGGTCTCCCACCTTTTCTCATTTCCACAGACCAAGAAGGTGGACGAGTCTTCCGTGTCCAAGACGGTATTACCCATTACCCAGGTGCGATGGCAGTAGGACAAACTGGGAAAAAAGAATGGGGTGAAATCGTAGGTTTTGTCACTTCTTATGAATTAAGAAACTTAGGACTAAATTTTTTATTTGCACCAGTCCTTGATATCAATAACAACCCACTCAATCCTGTGATTAACACTCGTTCGTTTGGTTCTGATTCCAATCGAGTGTCAGAAGTTGCTGTTGCTTATGAAAGAGGAGCAAGGGCTGGTGGTTGTTTACCTGTAATCAAACATTTCCCAGGACATGGTGATACAACAGTTGATAGTCATTTAGGTCTCCCCATAATCAATAAAAGTTTGGAAGAACTTCAAAAACTAGAACTTGTTCCGTTCCAACAATCGATTCAAGGCGGTGCGGAAGCAGTGATGTCTGCCCATATCGTTTATCCAAAAATTGATCCAAATTTTCCTGCAACACTATCCAAAACTATACTAACTGATGTTTTGCGAAATTCCTTACAATTTGATGGGATTATCATCACAGATGCGATGGAAATGCATGCGATTTCCAAAAACTATGAAAAGGATCGACCTGGTGTTCTCACAATCCTGGCAGGAGCCAATATTGTTTTACTTACAAGTTGGGGAGAAACTGCCAAAAAATTCAAAGCACAACTTATGGATGCCTACAAAAAAGGAGAGTTCCGATTTGTTGATAAAGAAGGTAAAGAACACGATATCTTAAAAAGTGCCGTACAAAAACAAATTCGCAAAAAATTAGAACTTGGGATTTATGATAAAAATTCAATCCAACCAAATGTTTACGATGAAAACCAAAAACAAAAAGAATTTTTAGCATCTTGGCAAAAAGAAAGAAATGATCGATACAAAAAACTAAATGAGTCCCAAAACTTTGCAAAAGAAATCAATGAAGACTCAATTCGTGCATACCCAAAATCTGTCCAAACATCTCAAATTGTGCCAGAACAAACATTATCGTTCGTAAAGAATACAAAACTAAAAGAATTTCTAAAAACAAAAAAGATCCAAACAGTATCTTTGAAGTCATTTGGAACGGCCGTAAAACAAAAGAACTTCACAACTTATTTGTTTGATTCCACTTCCGAACCAGAAGTTCGTTTGGTAGCAGGACTGGCAAAAAAATACCCGAACAAACGATTTCTCGTGATGCTCGGAGGGACTCCCTTTATCCAAATGCCCGAGGTTAAAAATTTAGAGTATCTATTATCCTTTTCATTAACGACTGGTTCTTGGGAAGCATTGGGTGCAAAACTTACCTCAGGAAAAGAAATCCCAAAGGTAGATTTGATTTTATTAACAAAGGAAGCAAAGACACCTCCAAAAGGTGCCTTTCCTGAAAGTTTATAA
- the murA gene encoding UDP-N-acetylglucosamine 1-carboxyvinyltransferase, whose product MSSSYFKIIGKNPLHGTIVPQGNKNEALPLLGALLLWEGDVILENLPEIADVLKLMDVLRHIGVEITSLDTKGSYLFQKKNPVKSDLPYELCSQLRGAVTLAGPILARTGRVFLPKPGGDKIGRRRMDTHLLALEALGAKIEVFPDGYMLTADRLFGKDILLDETSVTATENAVMAAVFAEGTTIIRNAASEPHVQGLCRFLLAAGAKIEGIGTNQLTIIGVTSLSSPEGVLKHRIGSDYLEVGSFISLAAVTGGEIHITDVNQEDIRMIRMVYSRLGIEVRPTETGILVPSDQKMEIIPDYHGATPKIDDAPWPGFPADMTSVALVTATQCKGTVLIHEKLFESRLFFVDHIIAMGAQIILCDPHRAIVIGANRLYGQRVASPDIRAGMAMIIAALCAEGQSEIHNIVQIDRGFESIDTRLRSLGAQIERIPN is encoded by the coding sequence GTGAGCTCTTCCTACTTCAAAATTATCGGCAAAAATCCACTCCACGGGACAATTGTTCCCCAAGGGAATAAAAACGAAGCCCTTCCACTCCTTGGAGCACTGCTTCTTTGGGAAGGGGATGTCATTCTTGAAAACCTTCCTGAAATCGCCGATGTCTTAAAGCTCATGGATGTCCTCCGCCATATTGGTGTGGAAATCACTTCCCTAGACACTAAAGGATCTTATCTCTTTCAGAAAAAAAATCCAGTGAAATCGGATTTACCCTATGAACTTTGTTCCCAACTCCGAGGGGCGGTGACACTCGCAGGACCCATCCTTGCAAGGACAGGACGTGTATTTTTGCCAAAACCTGGTGGTGACAAAATTGGCCGTCGTCGGATGGACACTCACCTTCTCGCACTCGAAGCACTTGGTGCCAAAATCGAAGTCTTCCCTGATGGGTACATGCTAACGGCCGATCGACTTTTTGGAAAAGATATTCTACTTGATGAAACATCTGTGACTGCCACAGAAAATGCAGTGATGGCAGCAGTCTTTGCGGAAGGAACCACCATCATTCGTAATGCAGCCTCCGAACCTCATGTGCAAGGTCTTTGTCGCTTTTTGCTTGCGGCAGGAGCCAAAATCGAAGGCATCGGAACAAACCAACTGACCATTATAGGTGTTACATCTCTCTCTTCACCAGAAGGTGTACTCAAACACCGCATTGGTTCTGACTATTTAGAAGTGGGATCCTTTATCAGTTTGGCAGCTGTGACTGGTGGAGAAATCCATATCACTGATGTGAACCAAGAAGACATTCGAATGATCCGAATGGTCTACTCAAGACTTGGGATTGAAGTGCGACCCACAGAAACGGGAATCCTTGTCCCTTCCGATCAAAAAATGGAAATCATCCCTGATTACCACGGTGCCACTCCGAAAATTGACGATGCCCCTTGGCCCGGGTTCCCTGCTGATATGACTTCTGTAGCCTTAGTGACGGCGACACAATGTAAGGGAACCGTTCTCATCCATGAAAAACTTTTTGAATCAAGATTATTCTTCGTAGACCATATCATTGCGATGGGTGCCCAAATCATACTTTGTGATCCGCATCGTGCGATTGTGATCGGTGCCAACAGGTTATATGGCCAACGTGTGGCAAGCCCTGACATTCGCGCTGGGATGGCGATGATCATAGCGGCACTTTGTGCAGAAGGCCAAAGTGAAATCCATAACATCGTTCAAATAGACCGAGGGTTTGAATCCATTGACACAAGGTTACGCTCTCTCGGGGCACAAATCGAAAGAATTCCCAATTAG
- a CDS encoding DUF370 domain-containing protein gives MSSFPVLNVGFSNVVFVSKILTILLADSAGAKRLRTEAKSENRLIDATCGRKTRSVLVLDSGHILLSAIRPESLSKRLETGDNHIGEGEEESED, from the coding sequence ATGTCTTCGTTTCCGGTTCTCAATGTAGGATTCTCTAACGTTGTTTTTGTTTCTAAGATTCTGACCATTTTACTAGCAGATTCAGCTGGAGCAAAACGACTCCGAACTGAAGCAAAATCGGAGAATCGCCTCATTGATGCGACTTGTGGCCGGAAAACTCGTTCGGTGTTAGTTCTTGATTCAGGCCATATTCTTCTATCCGCCATTCGCCCTGAAAGTTTGTCAAAACGGTTGGAAACAGGTGATAATCATATTGGAGAAGGGGAAGAGGAGTCAGAAGATTGA
- a CDS encoding periplasmic-type flagellar collar protein FlbB, protein MASVTDNTRSFFLIVLIFFLVAIGFFVFDYFQVINAEDYLPFLKKQAGLVNQDLLSPTELEKLEMEKAKERLIADREELEQMKRELEEKSSSLNADKERLEELKEGIQRKEKEMAEKVKKDNARAEKVKVLANKVANMPPESARDMLINWPDYDIIEVFEQMDRDAEEDGRQTITTYLLTLFPAERRSVISNKWLDAGAKNVPNYGKSIDEENDEP, encoded by the coding sequence ATGGCAAGTGTAACAGATAACACAAGATCCTTCTTTTTGATTGTATTGATTTTTTTCCTAGTAGCGATTGGATTTTTTGTTTTTGACTACTTTCAAGTCATCAATGCAGAAGACTATTTACCTTTCTTGAAAAAACAAGCTGGTCTTGTCAACCAAGACTTACTTTCTCCTACTGAGTTGGAAAAACTAGAAATGGAAAAAGCCAAAGAACGTCTCATTGCTGACCGAGAAGAATTGGAGCAAATGAAACGTGAACTTGAAGAAAAATCTTCTTCGCTCAATGCAGACAAAGAGAGATTGGAAGAGCTGAAAGAAGGGATCCAAAGAAAAGAAAAAGAAATGGCAGAGAAAGTCAAAAAAGACAATGCCCGAGCAGAGAAGGTAAAAGTGCTCGCAAACAAAGTTGCGAATATGCCACCCGAATCGGCAAGGGATATGCTAATCAACTGGCCTGATTATGATATCATCGAAGTGTTTGAACAAATGGACCGAGATGCAGAAGAAGACGGTAGACAAACGATCACTACCTATTTGCTCACCTTGTTTCCGGCAGAAAGAAGGTCAGTTATTTCAAATAAATGGTTGGATGCCGGTGCGAAAAACGTTCCCAATTATGGTAAAAGTATTGATGAGGAAAACGACGAACCTTAG